Proteins encoded within one genomic window of Polypterus senegalus isolate Bchr_013 chromosome 6, ASM1683550v1, whole genome shotgun sequence:
- the ubiad1 gene encoding ubiA prenyltransferase domain-containing protein 1, which produces MLGIMVDLHRDKISVSAELVDEPGENGDDCIDGVVSESLINGCDQSDQNKQNFRTGGLKDKCAAYVVALRPWSFSTSLTPVALGSALAYKSEGKIDILILLVCGVAVLAVHGAGNLVNTFYDFSKGIDHKKSDDRTLVDRILEPQDVVMFGAVLYSLGCICATCLFFLSTLKLEHLALIFFGGLSSSFLYTGGIGLKYVALGDVVILITFGPLAVMFAYAVQVGYLSVLPLIYAIPLALNTEAILHSNNTRDMDSDKQAGIVTLAILIGPTLSYVLFSVLLFLPYVLFSILATRYAVSMALPLLTIPMAFPLERQFRSRSYSKIPQKTAKLNLLMGLFYVFGIILAPKGSLPKL; this is translated from the exons ATGTTGGGAATAATGGTGGACCTGCATAGAGATAAAATCTCTGTTTCTGCAGAACTGGTTGATGAACCTGGAGAAAATGGTGATGACTGTATTGATGGAGTTGTTAGTGAGTCCTTGATTAATGGATGTGACCAGAGTGATCAGAACAAGCAAAACTTTAGGACTGGTGGTCTCAAAGACAAGTGTGCAGCGTATGTTGTAGCTCTACGACCTTGGAGTTTTAGCACTTCATTAACTCCTGTTGCACTGGGAAGTGCATTGGCATACAAATCTGAAGGAAAAATTGACATTTTGATACTGTTGGTATGTGGTGTGGCTGTACTGGCAGTGCATGGAGCGGGTAATTTGGTGAACACTTTCTATGACTTCTCCAAAGGCATTGACCACAAAAAGAGTGATGACAGGACACTGGTGGACAGGATCTTGGAGCCACAGGATGTGGTCATGTTTGGAGCTGTCCTGTACTCTTTAGGATGCATCTGTGccacttgtttgttttttctatcaaCACTCAAGTTAGAGCATCTTGCTCTTATTTTCTTTGGTGGACTTTCAAGTTCTTTCCTTTATACAGGAG GAATTGGTTTGAAGTATGTCGCCTTGGGAGATGTAGTCATTCTGATCACATTTGGGCCACTGGCTGTCATGTTTGCGTATGCTGTTCAAGTAGGATACCTTTCTGTACTGCCCCTAATCTATGCCATTCCCCTGGCACTGAACACTGAAGCTATCCTGCATAGTAATAACACCAGGGACATGGACTCGGACAAGCAAGCGGGCATTGTCACATTAGCTATTCTTATTGGGCCTACACTGTCCTATGTGCTCTTCAGTGTGTTACTTTTTCTCCCGTATGTCTTATTTTCCATCTTGGCAACACGCTACGCTGTTAGTATGGCTTTGCCCCTTCTTACCATCCCTATGGCATTCCCACTGGAGAGGCAATTTCGCAGCCGAAGCTACTCCAAAATCCCACAAAAAACTGCCAAGCTCAACTTGCTGATGGGTCTTTTTTACGTATTTGGTATCATCCTGGCTCCAAAGGGCAGCCTGCCAAAactataa